The Mauremys reevesii isolate NIE-2019 linkage group 7, ASM1616193v1, whole genome shotgun sequence genome includes the window GCAGGAAGGCAGCTGATGCACAAGCTCTGGAAAGCAGGAACCCAACAGGCCACTGCTCTTGCTCTGGCTTTGCTAAGACTCCCATGCTGTGCTGGGTCTGATGGGAGGAACTTGCCCCTGCAGAGGAGGGACCTAGACAGACTGTGACCTCATAAGGGATGGTATTTGTGCTGCTCACAGAAATGCAGAGACCCCTGGGCATGCAGGTTTTCCATCCTGGGATGGGGTGGAGCTGAGATGGACCCTGATGCTACCATTTCTGCTCACCTCCTTGCCAATCCCTACCCTCTGTGTATCAGCAGTAGCTTGTGTAGGGAGGGACTGTGGTCCACTAGTTAGCTTGTAAGGCTGGGGCTTGGTAGCCCTGGGTTTGATTTCCTGTTCCTCCGCAGATTCCATGTGTgagcttggacaagtcacttaatttttccatgtgcctcagttccccattggtTCAATGGGGATTGTAGCATGTCCCTACATCCCAAGGGGgactgtgaggataaatatattaaagctggtgaggtgcccagatactgtggtgatggggccAGGGATAGATGGATAAATCCACCGCTCGGGGTGGCTCCAGCTGTCTTTCTGTTCCTTCCATTCCTTGTATCAGGTCTCTCTTCCATCCTTGCTGTGGATGAGATCTGTATTGTATGAATGCCTAGGGTCTGCCAGCcccctagtatctgagcaccttccagattGGCCACAGCAAAATCCTTAGTGGACTTAACAGTATCTCTGAGACATTGTTTCCTGTACCAAAATACAGACAAAGCCAGAAATTCGTACTCATGTCAGTAGAGATGGGGAGGTTGCAGGAATGGGAAAAGAGGGGTTACTCTGTAATATAAGATATATGCAAAGAAGGTGGAGCTCTTTGACCTGAAGGGGCCATTACTGGCTGTGGGGATGTTCAGCAATTAAAATACAAGGAGGTCAGACTCCGGCCACAGCTGGACTGACTCTTTGCGCTTTCGTTTTTGTCTTATGTCAGTTGTGAAgatctgttgttgttgttcagcAACTCCAGTGTAAATAATTTTTTCTATGGCTGTGTGTCAAATGCTCATTTTACTGACATTTAATAACCAGGTTTGAATCTCCTGGTCTGATTATTTagagttaaatataaaaaaatgagGCACCACCACAATGTGCTGCGTCTCCTCCCATATCAGTTATGAGCATGTGTATAATAATAGTGCCTAGAGACTCCTAACTTACATCAGAGTCCCCTCTTGCTTGGTGCTGCATAAatcccaaccaagatcagggacTCCATCagactgggcactgcacagaccctaaTTGAGATTGGGTCTTCTGGTCAGACACAGcaagagactgtccctgccccaatgagGTCAGAATCTAAACAGCCAACAAAGGGCACTCTCTGCTCCCTGACCCCAAATTCCCAGCTGCGCCCATCAGTGCGGCTGCTGCTCGAGGCATGACACATCCCATCTAAGGCTAAATACTGGCATGAGACCGATAGTCAACAAATGCCATAAGGGAAAGTTGAAATCAACTACTCTGGCTCACTTATTGCTATCACTCCTCCCCCTGGTTGCTGTGGGAGGTGGGCAGAGAATGCAAAAAGGGTGCACACCATCTGCTCAAGTAACACGAAATCTgggttggtggggagggggagcgtgCACAATGAATAGGCAGTAGGGGGGAACGTTGCGAGTAGGACTAGGTGTAGGTAGGAAAGAGTTCCGTGAGACACCACGGAGCGGAAGCAAACCCGTCCCAGGTTTGTCACGAATCGCGAAGTCTAACACACATCCGGCTTCCGGCGTAACATTGTAAGCGGTCCGGCCGTGCCCCACTTCCGTTCTGTTTTAGCACATTCCGGCCCACTAGGACAGACAGGAGGGAGCGAGCCGGAGCGGATAGAGAGAGGCACCGAGGCAAGATGGCGTCTTCTGCGCGGTGGAATCACGTGTGGGTTGGATCCGAGACTGGCATCCTCAAAGGTATCGGGGAGGGGCGGCCGtgatggggatgggatggggtgggggaggtgttgTCCCAGTCTCCCCCCGAGTCTGTGACCATTTCTTGTCTCTTTCCTAGGGGTGAACCTGCGGCGGAGACAGGCCACCAATTACGTGGCGGCCTCGGCGCTGCGCCGGGATGAGGGCGTCTGCGCCATGTGCTGGGGGGACCCCTCCGAGTCCGAGGTGAGGGGCCCGGGGCAGCGGCGGCGGAGGGgcttaaggtgaccagatgtctcgattttataggggcagtcccaatttttaggtctttttttatataggctcctattaccccacacacatctgtcctggtttttcacacttgctgtctggtcaccctagaggggcTGCAGCCAAAGGGTTGGGGCGGCAGTGGGAGGGGCTGCAGTCGGGGCGCCCCTTGACCACTCTCCTTCCCCAGATCCTCGTCGGCTGCCTGGATCGGTCAGTGAAGTTGTTCAGCACCGAGAAAGGAAAGTTCACAGAGTCGCGGCAGTGTCTGGGCGGGGAGGGCTCGTTCTGTGGCCTGGCCGTGCACGACAGGTGAGTCCTGTGCCCCGAACCAGGcatctgccccccagctcccttgtGCCTGTTTCCAGCTTTTTATCTGTGGGCTCATCTAACCCCAGGTTtcacccatcccctcctgcccaggatCAGGCCTATCTAACTCCAGGTCTCTCACATTTTCCTCTTCCCGGGAGACTCATGGATCCCTCTATCCCcaagtctccccctctccctccccacctcatcAGATCTGTAGATCCATCTAACCCTGGGTCTCATGCAGCTAACCTCTGGATTAGATCGTTTACCCTTTcctgctccctgccacccccatggaGCTCCTTGAACCTCATCACAACATGCATGCATATGCCTACctttggatcagaccaatgggcccatctagcctgctGTCCTGTCTCTTACAGCAGCTGATGTTGGATGGTTCACTAAGAGACTTAATCTACCCAGCTGCCAAAAAGAAATACTCccatggggggagtgggggagagaagcaTCTTTCACCCTCTTTAGGCAGGAGATTCAAGTTCCCTTTGTGACACCCATTCCTTGTCTGCCTATCCATCCATCTCACCCCCTAATTCCAGTAGTGAGTGTGGCCTATGCCTCCTGTTAGAAACTAACAATGATTTATTTCTCTCTCCACCATATCTGGATTTTCTCCTTCTCACCCCCACCATTTGGCCGGCATGTGCAGTTCCATCATCACCTGTGTGGAGTCTGGTCTCCTCAAGGTCTGGCGGGATGCCTCATCCGAAAACGTAAGGGTCTCTTGGGGAGAAGCCTGGGGCAGTGGATGCTGGGTTGGTGGTGGGGTATGGCTAAGTGGGGAATGCTGCATTAGGAAGGAATCTGAGCTGGATTAGGACTAACACTGTTGCCTCCCAGGCTGGTCCCAAGGAGTCGAGCGGTGTGGGGACAATTCCTGTatgctgtgtggggaggggtaagTGCAGTGGATCTCAGTCCTGCCAGGATCCCTGCACTCGGGGGTATCGTAACTCCCTCTTTTCTGCTGCCCCATTTAGATGGAAACCCAGGTGGGAGCTGGCGTGTGCCGTATGCGCCAGAACCCTGCCCAGCCGCAGTGTGTGGGGACAGGTGGGAAGGAGAACGCTCTGAAGGTCTGGGACTTGCACCGGCTTGAGGAACCCATCTTCCATGCCAAAAATGTGAGTGCTTGCCCTAGATGTTCCCCCTACAAGCCTATGCTCTAGGGAGTCCTGGCCGTACCCCTACCTGGCCATGCCCTCTATCAGCATCTgcccctggggggagggaagccctTGGCCTGGCCCTAAGTCTATATCCTATGCCTTGGGGGAGAGTCTGTCCTGACCCCACCCATTGTTTCCTGAGCCTGTGCCCCACCATAcacactcctcctccctccatcgctcCCCCCAATCCCTGGCAAGATCTACATTTCatctcctgcccctgcctggagcccagcaccctctCAGGCCATGTGGGAGCAAACCTAGCCCAGGCCTTGTGGTTCCACTTACCCTGCCTCACCCTTCTTGGCAGGTGCGGAATGACTGGCTCAATCTCCGGGTGCCTGTGTGGGAGCGTGACCTGCAGTTCCTACCTGGCTCTGAGAAGATTGTCACCTGCACTGGGCACCACCAAGTAGGAGCCTGAGGGGTGGATTGGGATGCAATGGAGGGATTGGTGTCTGTAGGGGGGAGGCGGTATTAGGGTCTGGAAGAGCGTGTGGGGGGGATTGGGTTCTGGAGGAGGTCTGGGGAGGGACTTGAGAGGTGGTGGGGGTGTGAGCTGGGTTGAGGTGGGAAAGGGATCAGGATCTGGGGAGCCCGCAGAGGGAGGGATGAGCAGACTGGGGTCTGAGAGGCTGGGAGTAGAGGGAGGGGgacctggggaaggggaggtgcaggatggtgtttggggtgggggagatgggaaaGGGGATCAGTCTGAGGTGCAAACAGGGATGAGGGATTGTGGAGCAGGTGGACTGGAGGGAAGAGTTGGGGCGATAGAGGTGTTGGATTGGGGTTTGGAGGGCTTGGGCAGATGGGGAAGGGGAATCAGGGTCTGAAATGCAGaagggagagctggggggaggggcattcAGGTGTTTGGAGGGTTTGTATCCTGACAGTAGCTGACCTCTGATGCCCCCAGCTCATCTGCTTGGGGCAGAGTGGTTGCCTGCCAGGGAGGGGGTGTGCAGGGCCACTTTGATGccctctctgtctctcccagGTGCGGCTGTAcgaccccagctccccacagcggcGCCCTGTGCTGGAGGCGACCTATGGGGAGTATCCCCTCACAGCCCTCTCCCTCACCCCTGGTGCTGAGTGAGTCACTCTCCCTGCCTGCTGAGGGGGCGGGGGCACTGAAcacagttgggggagggcagtgCAGTGGCTCTGTGGCTTGGGGTGAGGCACCGACTACGAATGCCAAGGGCAGGCAGCTGAGAGCTGTTCAGAGCTCAGCACCAGACCTCCATTTGGTTCTGTTTGGTGAGAGGCAGCACTGGCtcctgggtcagagcaggggggctgggagcccaggatcctgggttctgttcccagatcTGAATGGAGagtgggttggggtggaggagaaggAGCTGCTGATGGCTCCTTGGTGGGTGGTGGAGTGCAGAAGCCTGGCTGGGCAGTGGGCATCCCTGTGACCATGGGGTGGGGAGTTAAAGTGGTGGCGCCTGTCCTGCCTGTGCCTGACACCCATCTTCTTGCAGCTCTGTGGTGGTAGGCAGCTCACACGGGGACGTGGCTGTCATCGACCTGCGGCAAggtgagcaggggctggggcgagGATGCAGCCCACAGCACTTTGCTGCTGCCAGCCTCAGGGTATGGAGGGGCTAATGTTGGGAGGGAGTATGAGATTCTGTAGGGGAGAGGGAACATTGTTCCtcttggggcaggggagaagtcTAGcctgtgggggtggaggagggattcatgggggtggggagttaggAGGTGGAGGCTAGGTTGAGGTTGAGTGAGTGGAGAGGGTGCTACTGGGGGCGCTGGCTCGGTGATGGTCCGTCTCTCTCTGTGGCAGGACGGCTGGTGAAATGCCTGAAGGGCTTTGCTGGGAGTGTGCGCAGCGTCCAGTGTCACCCAACCCTCCCACTCGTGGCTTCCTGTGGCCTTGACCGCTTTCTGCGGGTACATAATATCGAGGACAAGCGCCTGGTACACAAGGTGAGAGCTGCGCCCTCGCCTAGCCCATGCACAGCACCCCTGCGGGTAGTGCCTCTGCTGCCATTGCTCCTGCCACTCTgtacagtgccccctgctgggagaggccaaaGCTGCAGCGATTCCTTCTCCCTTATGGACGTGTTGCTGTATCCTGATCTCTGACCCCTGTTGTTTGCAGGTGTATCTGAAGTCCCGGCTGAACTGCCTGCTGCTGACCAGCCGTGAGAAGTGGGAGGTGAGTgtggtgggaggggagtgagcaaAGGGGgctccctcttgggtgtgggaGCTCCATTTGTGGAGTTGCTGCATCTTGGCTGCCTCTCTCCTGGCTGCATTGTTATTGGATTGAGGGctgttgggggcggggagcaAGGGAGAGACCCCAGGGCCGGGGCCTTCTGCTCCCCTAAAACCTGCTTAAGGTAGTGGGTGGGGCCCCTCC containing:
- the WDR74 gene encoding WD repeat-containing protein 74, coding for MASSARWNHVWVGSETGILKGVNLRRRQATNYVAASALRRDEGVCAMCWGDPSESEILVGCLDRSVKLFSTEKGKFTESRQCLGGEGSFCGLAVHDSSIITCVESGLLKVWRDASSENMETQVGAGVCRMRQNPAQPQCVGTGGKENALKVWDLHRLEEPIFHAKNVRNDWLNLRVPVWERDLQFLPGSEKIVTCTGHHQVRLYDPSSPQRRPVLEATYGEYPLTALSLTPGADSVVVGSSHGDVAVIDLRQGRLVKCLKGFAGSVRSVQCHPTLPLVASCGLDRFLRVHNIEDKRLVHKVYLKSRLNCLLLTSREKWEDEEPEPTAPQADVKEEEDELWDGMETVASRTVLKRTVDPNVRETQLGKRPKKQKRTSAGP